One part of the Segnochrobactrum spirostomi genome encodes these proteins:
- a CDS encoding extracellular solute-binding protein translates to MNGASGGPSRRTVLELSAAALAAAWLPRAPAFAADTSAAGTASAAPVPAGPRHGLSVFGDLKYSPDFKAFGYVDPTAPKGGRMIFMPPYWVYNQNPQTFNTLNSFVLKGDAPPRMELCFATLMERALDEPDAVYGAAAESVEILDGGNTVRFRLRDGLTFHDGSPLTADDVVFSVTILKEKGHPQITELTREVVSVTADDSKTVTMRFTGRQTRQLPQSLAQLPIFSKAWYATRDFGAATLEPPLGSGPYKVGRVEAGRVIEYERVADWWGRDLPVHRGTFNFDVIRVLFYRDRQVSFEALKKGDVTFREEFVARTWETGYDFPAARDGRVKKAALPDQRPAGAQGYFLNMRRPAFADPRTREAIGLCFDFEWTNKTLFYGLYQRTQSFFQNSPMMAEGEPSAAELALLEPHRAALPKEVFGPAITAPVSDGSGQDRKLLRRAAELLEAAGWKRQGGNLVDASGAPFTIEFLENDGATSRIVQPFIRNLKLIGITAAERIIDPVQYQRRQDTFDFDVVGARYSLSPTPGEEVRTFWTSAAARQDGSYNLAGIADPVVDALVATMINAPTREDMTNAGRALDRVLRAIRPWVPNWFRATYTVAYWDLFGGPPAPPAYGWPPETLWWFDAARAAAIGRPNG, encoded by the coding sequence ATGAACGGCGCGTCCGGCGGCCCGAGCCGCCGCACCGTCCTCGAACTGTCGGCGGCGGCACTCGCCGCGGCGTGGCTGCCGCGTGCCCCGGCCTTCGCCGCGGACACCTCGGCTGCGGGCACCGCGAGCGCGGCGCCGGTGCCTGCCGGTCCGCGGCATGGCCTCTCGGTCTTCGGCGACCTGAAATATTCGCCCGATTTCAAAGCCTTCGGCTATGTCGACCCGACCGCACCGAAGGGCGGGCGGATGATCTTCATGCCGCCCTACTGGGTCTACAATCAGAACCCGCAGACCTTCAACACGCTGAACAGCTTCGTCCTCAAGGGCGACGCCCCGCCGCGGATGGAGCTCTGCTTCGCGACGCTGATGGAGCGGGCGCTCGACGAGCCGGACGCCGTCTACGGCGCGGCCGCGGAGAGCGTGGAAATCCTCGACGGCGGCAACACCGTGCGGTTCCGCCTGCGCGACGGCCTCACCTTCCACGACGGCTCGCCCCTCACCGCGGACGACGTCGTCTTCTCGGTCACGATCCTGAAGGAAAAGGGACATCCCCAGATCACGGAGCTCACCCGCGAGGTGGTGTCGGTCACGGCGGACGATTCCAAGACCGTGACGATGCGCTTCACCGGCCGGCAGACCCGCCAGCTCCCCCAGTCGCTCGCGCAGCTCCCGATCTTCTCCAAGGCTTGGTACGCGACGCGGGATTTCGGCGCGGCGACGCTCGAGCCCCCGCTCGGCTCCGGCCCCTATAAGGTCGGTCGGGTCGAGGCCGGGCGCGTCATCGAATATGAACGCGTCGCCGATTGGTGGGGACGCGACCTGCCGGTCCACCGCGGCACCTTCAATTTCGACGTCATCCGCGTCCTCTTCTACCGCGACCGCCAGGTCTCGTTCGAAGCCCTGAAGAAGGGGGACGTGACGTTCCGCGAAGAGTTCGTCGCGCGCACGTGGGAGACGGGCTACGACTTTCCCGCCGCCCGCGACGGCCGGGTGAAGAAGGCGGCGCTGCCGGATCAGCGGCCGGCCGGCGCCCAGGGCTATTTCCTCAACATGCGCCGGCCCGCCTTCGCCGATCCGCGCACCCGCGAGGCGATCGGTCTCTGCTTCGATTTCGAGTGGACCAACAAGACGCTGTTCTACGGGCTCTATCAGCGCACCCAATCGTTCTTCCAGAACTCGCCGATGATGGCGGAGGGCGAGCCGAGCGCGGCGGAACTGGCCCTCCTCGAGCCGCATCGCGCGGCGCTGCCGAAGGAGGTGTTCGGGCCCGCGATCACCGCGCCGGTGTCCGACGGGTCGGGTCAGGACCGCAAGCTCTTGCGCCGCGCCGCGGAGCTTTTGGAGGCCGCCGGCTGGAAGCGCCAGGGCGGCAACCTCGTCGATGCGAGCGGTGCGCCGTTCACGATCGAGTTCCTGGAGAACGACGGCGCCACGAGCCGCATCGTCCAGCCCTTCATCCGCAATCTCAAGCTCATCGGCATCACCGCGGCCGAGCGCATCATCGATCCGGTGCAATATCAGCGCCGCCAGGACACCTTCGATTTCGACGTCGTGGGCGCGCGCTACTCGCTCTCACCGACGCCCGGCGAAGAGGTGCGCACCTTCTGGACCTCCGCCGCCGCGCGCCAGGACGGCAGCTACAACCTCGCCGGCATTGCGGACCCGGTCGTCGACGCCCTCGTCGCCACCATGATCAACGCGCCGACGCGCGAGGACATGACGAATGCCGGCCGCGCCCTCGACCGGGTGCTGCGCGCGATCCGGCCGTGGGTACCGAACTGGTTCCGTGCCACCTACACGGTCGCCTATTGGGACCTGTTCGGCGGCCCGCCGGCGCCGCCCGCTTACGGTTGGCCGCCGGAGACGCTTTGGTGGTTCGACGCCGCTCGCGCCGCGGCGATCGGCCGGCCCAACGGATGA
- a CDS encoding VOC family protein, with the protein MTINAPPLHGILETALYVADLGAAAAFYIDVVGLPVLYRDERLAAFGVGGRDVLLLFLGGASSQEMHLPGGTIPPHDGAGRIHMAFAVGADDLAAWETRLTDAGVAIVGRTAWPSGGHSLYVRDPDGHLIEFATPGIWTFP; encoded by the coding sequence ATGACGATCAACGCGCCGCCGCTCCACGGCATTCTCGAGACCGCGCTCTATGTCGCCGATCTCGGCGCCGCGGCGGCGTTCTATATCGACGTCGTCGGCCTGCCCGTGCTCTACCGCGACGAGCGCCTCGCAGCCTTCGGGGTGGGCGGACGAGACGTGCTCCTGCTCTTTCTCGGCGGCGCCTCCAGCCAGGAGATGCACCTGCCGGGAGGCACGATCCCGCCACACGACGGCGCTGGACGCATCCACATGGCGTTCGCCGTCGGCGCTGACGATCTCGCCGCCTGGGAGACCCGGCTGACGGATGCCGGTGTCGCGATCGTAGGCCGCACCGCGTGGCCGAGCGGTGGACACAGCCTCTATGTTCGCGATCCGGACGGGCACCTGATCGAGTTCGCGACGCCGGGGATATGGACGTTCCCTTGA
- a CDS encoding ABC transporter ATP-binding protein, with product MNDTTPLLSVRDLSVHFRSEDGERTAVRHVSFDLARGETLALVGESGSGKSVTALSILKLLPYPPAFHPNGSVLFKGQDLLAASEAELRKVRGNDITMVFQEPMTSLNPVHTIAAQVGEVLRVHRGLGERAARARTLELLAAVGIQNPEKRLDAYPHQLSGGQRQRVMIALALANEPDLLIADEPTTALDVTVQAQILALLKDLQARLGLAILFITHDLGIVRRLADRVCVMTNGEIVESGTVADVFAAPQHPYTRHLLAAEPKGAPPAPEPTAPVVVEADDLKVWFPIKKGFLRRTVDYVKAVDGIDLTVREGQTLGVVGESGSGKTTLGFALLRLISSKGAIRFRGEAIDTRSWAAMRPLRGDMQIVFQDPYGSLSPRMPIGDIIAEGLLVHDRSLDAAARDRKVIGALEEVGLDPASRHRYPHEFSGGQRQRVAIARALVLEPRFLMLDEPTSALDMSVQAQVVDLLRDIQRRRRLAYLFISHDLKVVRALANEVVVMRDGKVVERGPTEDIFRSPREDYTKALIAAAFAMQAAA from the coding sequence ATGAATGATACCACGCCCCTTCTGTCGGTCCGCGATCTCTCGGTCCATTTCCGCAGCGAGGACGGCGAGCGCACGGCGGTGCGGCATGTCTCGTTCGACCTCGCCCGCGGCGAGACGCTGGCGCTCGTCGGCGAATCCGGCTCGGGCAAGTCGGTGACGGCGCTGTCGATCCTCAAACTCCTGCCCTATCCGCCGGCGTTCCATCCGAACGGCTCGGTCCTGTTCAAGGGCCAGGATCTCCTCGCCGCGAGCGAAGCGGAGCTGCGCAAGGTGCGCGGCAACGACATCACCATGGTGTTCCAGGAGCCGATGACCTCGCTCAACCCGGTCCACACCATCGCCGCACAGGTCGGCGAGGTGCTGCGGGTCCATCGCGGCCTCGGCGAGCGGGCGGCACGGGCGCGGACGCTCGAACTCCTCGCTGCGGTCGGCATCCAAAACCCGGAAAAGCGCCTCGACGCCTATCCCCATCAGCTTTCCGGCGGCCAGCGTCAGCGCGTCATGATCGCCCTCGCCCTCGCCAACGAGCCGGACCTCCTGATCGCCGACGAGCCGACCACCGCGCTCGACGTCACCGTGCAGGCGCAGATCCTGGCACTCCTGAAGGATCTTCAGGCGCGGCTCGGCCTCGCCATCCTGTTCATCACCCACGATCTCGGCATCGTGCGCCGCCTCGCCGACCGGGTCTGCGTCATGACGAACGGCGAGATCGTCGAAAGCGGCACCGTCGCCGACGTGTTCGCCGCGCCGCAGCACCCCTATACGCGCCATCTCCTCGCGGCCGAGCCGAAGGGCGCGCCGCCGGCACCGGAGCCGACCGCGCCGGTCGTCGTCGAGGCCGACGATCTCAAGGTCTGGTTTCCGATCAAGAAGGGATTCCTGCGCCGCACCGTCGATTATGTGAAGGCGGTGGACGGTATCGACCTGACCGTGCGCGAGGGCCAGACGCTCGGCGTCGTCGGCGAATCCGGCTCGGGCAAGACCACGCTCGGCTTCGCGCTGCTGCGCCTCATCTCGTCGAAGGGGGCGATCCGCTTCCGCGGCGAGGCGATCGACACCCGCTCCTGGGCGGCGATGCGGCCCCTGCGCGGCGACATGCAGATCGTCTTCCAGGACCCCTACGGCTCGCTGTCGCCACGCATGCCGATCGGCGACATCATCGCCGAAGGGCTCCTCGTCCACGACCGCAGCCTCGACGCCGCCGCGCGCGATCGCAAGGTGATCGGGGCGCTCGAAGAGGTCGGGCTCGATCCGGCGAGCCGCCATCGCTATCCGCACGAGTTCTCGGGCGGCCAGCGCCAGCGCGTCGCCATCGCCCGCGCGCTCGTGCTCGAGCCGCGCTTCCTCATGCTCGACGAGCCGACCTCGGCCCTCGACATGAGCGTGCAGGCCCAGGTCGTCGATCTCTTGCGCGACATCCAGCGCCGGCGACGCCTCGCCTACCTCTTCATATCCCATGATTTAAAGGTCGTGCGCGCGCTCGCCAACGAGGTCGTGGTGATGCGCGACGGCAAGGTGGTGGAGCGCGGACCGACCGAGGACATCTTCCGAAGCCCGCGCGAGGATTACACCAAGGCGCTGATCGCCGCGGCCTTCGCGATGCAGGCGGCGGCCTAA
- a CDS encoding type II toxin-antitoxin system VapC family toxin — MSVRLYADTNIFIRVVERPSGAPDAAADLFARAIDAGAVNVVTSELTLLELMVGPYQAGKPDLAASYEALLTARTGLDVVPVSRVILIRAALIRAESAAKTPDAIHIATAVLSGCSTIVTADKRLRSAPLPVADLETIAAGFIP; from the coding sequence GTGAGCGTACGCCTCTACGCGGACACGAACATTTTCATCCGCGTCGTCGAAAGGCCGTCCGGCGCACCGGACGCGGCCGCCGATTTGTTCGCCCGTGCCATCGATGCCGGCGCGGTCAATGTCGTGACGAGCGAGCTGACGCTGCTTGAATTGATGGTGGGACCCTATCAAGCCGGCAAGCCGGACCTCGCGGCGTCCTACGAGGCGCTTTTGACAGCGAGAACCGGTCTCGACGTGGTGCCGGTATCCCGGGTGATCCTCATAAGAGCCGCGCTCATCCGAGCCGAAAGCGCGGCCAAGACGCCCGACGCCATCCATATCGCAACCGCCGTCCTATCCGGTTGCTCGACGATCGTCACCGCCGACAAACGCCTCCGCAGCGCGCCCCTCCCGGTCGCCGATCTCGAGACCATTGCCGCGGGGTTTATCCCATGA
- a CDS encoding microcin C ABC transporter permease YejB yields MMAYIARRILLMIPTLIGIMAVSFLVVQFAPGGPVERVIAQLNGTGVSATARVTGGGGDFAGTPAGAQGGTSGGALKYRGAQGLDPAFVAQLEKQFGFDKPPLERFLLMLKNYGTFHFGESYFRDISVIDLIKEKMPVSISLGLWMTLISYGISIPLGIAKAVRDGSRFDVWTSVAIVIGYAVPGFLFAVLLVVLFAGGSFLDWFPLGGLTSDNWAQLSWPARIVDYLWHLVLPITAMSLSAFATTTLLTKNSFLEEIRKQYVTTARMKGLTEGRILYGHVFRNAMLIVIAGFPAAFVSSFFAGSLLIETIFNLDGLGLLGFESVVNRDYPVVFATLYIFSLVGLILGLISDLTYTWVDPRIDFETRDV; encoded by the coding sequence ATGATGGCCTATATCGCGCGCCGCATCCTGCTGATGATCCCGACCCTGATCGGCATCATGGCGGTGAGCTTCCTCGTGGTGCAGTTCGCACCCGGCGGGCCGGTCGAACGGGTGATCGCCCAATTGAACGGCACCGGCGTCTCGGCCACTGCCCGCGTCACCGGTGGCGGCGGCGATTTCGCCGGCACGCCGGCCGGCGCCCAGGGCGGCACCAGCGGCGGCGCCCTCAAGTACCGCGGGGCCCAGGGCCTCGACCCCGCTTTCGTCGCCCAGCTCGAGAAGCAGTTCGGCTTCGACAAGCCGCCGCTCGAACGCTTCCTGTTGATGCTCAAGAATTACGGCACGTTCCACTTCGGCGAGAGCTATTTCCGCGACATCTCGGTGATCGACCTCATCAAGGAGAAGATGCCGGTCTCGATCTCGCTCGGCCTGTGGATGACGCTGATCTCCTACGGCATCTCGATCCCGCTCGGCATCGCCAAGGCGGTGCGCGACGGTTCGCGCTTCGACGTGTGGACCTCGGTCGCGATCGTGATCGGCTACGCCGTGCCGGGCTTCCTGTTCGCCGTCTTGCTCGTGGTGCTGTTCGCCGGTGGCTCGTTCCTCGATTGGTTCCCGCTCGGCGGGCTCACCTCCGACAACTGGGCGCAGCTTTCGTGGCCGGCCCGCATCGTCGATTATCTCTGGCACCTCGTCCTGCCGATCACCGCGATGTCGCTCTCGGCGTTCGCCACCACGACGCTGCTGACCAAGAACTCGTTCCTCGAAGAGATCCGCAAGCAATATGTGACGACGGCGCGGATGAAGGGCCTGACCGAAGGGCGCATCCTCTACGGCCATGTCTTCCGCAACGCGATGCTGATCGTCATCGCCGGCTTCCCGGCCGCGTTCGTCTCGTCGTTCTTCGCCGGCTCGCTCCTCATCGAGACCATCTTCAATCTCGACGGGCTCGGCCTGCTCGGCTTCGAGTCCGTGGTGAACCGGGATTATCCCGTGGTGTTCGCGACCCTCTACATCTTCTCCCTGGTCGGCCTGATCCTCGGCCTCATTTCCGACCTCACCTATACTTGGGTCGATCCGCGGATCGACTTCGAGACGCGGGACGTGTGA
- a CDS encoding sigma-70 family RNA polymerase sigma factor has product MSTQTAERMASGDPQAATALRQDIIGMIPALRAFARALTRNNPSDADDLVQETLLKAIANAHRFEPGTSLRAWLFTILRNTYYTSMRVRRREVADETGDIVAGWSVAPAQEWALRGHEARRALEQLSDDQREVIVLVAVLGMSYEDAAVVCACATGTIKSRLNRARNRMLELLEADSIEEVFSGNEAPGTAVA; this is encoded by the coding sequence ATGAGCACACAAACGGCTGAACGGATGGCGTCCGGGGACCCGCAGGCCGCGACGGCCCTGCGCCAGGACATCATCGGCATGATTCCGGCCTTACGCGCCTTCGCCCGCGCCCTCACCCGCAACAATCCGTCGGACGCGGACGATCTAGTTCAGGAAACCCTGCTCAAGGCGATTGCCAACGCCCACCGCTTCGAGCCGGGAACGAGCCTCCGCGCCTGGCTCTTCACCATCCTGCGCAACACCTATTATACGAGCATGCGCGTGCGCCGCCGCGAGGTGGCGGACGAGACCGGCGACATCGTCGCCGGCTGGTCCGTCGCACCCGCCCAGGAATGGGCGTTGCGCGGCCACGAGGCGCGCAGGGCGCTCGAGCAGCTCTCGGACGACCAACGCGAGGTGATCGTGCTCGTCGCCGTGCTCGGCATGAGCTACGAGGATGCCGCCGTCGTCTGCGCCTGCGCCACCGGCACCATCAAAAGCCGCCTCAACCGCGCCCGCAACCGCATGCTCGAGCTTCTCGAGGCCGACTCGATCGAGGAGGTCTTCTCGGGGAACGAGGCGCCGGGCACGGCGGTCGCCTGA
- a CDS encoding general stress protein yields the protein MANTPNKSHDSDHRGGSGNFAEDRGRAAEAGAKGGASVPDEKRSFSQDHELAAEAGRKGGASVPDEKRSFSQDHELAAEAGRKGGQNSGGNFKNDPERAAEAGRSGGQQSGGNFKNDRERASEAGRTGGQHSGGTAKGDHASDSGRKGQH from the coding sequence ATGGCGAATACCCCTAATAAGTCTCACGATTCCGATCATCGCGGCGGGTCCGGCAACTTTGCCGAGGACCGCGGCCGCGCGGCCGAGGCCGGCGCCAAGGGCGGGGCGAGCGTGCCAGACGAGAAGCGGAGCTTCTCCCAGGACCACGAGCTGGCGGCCGAGGCGGGTCGCAAGGGCGGGGCGAGCGTGCCCGACGAGAAGCGCAGCTTCTCCCAGGACCACGAGCTCGCCGCCGAAGCCGGCCGCAAGGGCGGCCAGAACAGCGGCGGCAACTTCAAGAATGATCCCGAGCGCGCTGCGGAAGCCGGTCGATCCGGCGGCCAGCAGAGCGGCGGGAACTTCAAGAACGACCGCGAGCGCGCGTCTGAAGCCGGCCGTACCGGCGGGCAGCACAGCGGCGGGACCGCGAAGGGCGACCACGCTTCGGACTCCGGCCGCAAGGGCCAACACTGA
- a CDS encoding PAS domain-containing sensor histidine kinase, translated as MRRGFGTARARRNGTSALARGAVRALGLAGAAFVSAAPPAHAAIAAPAPSDALSIGTALGALAFAAYCGLSLVRLRKVLAATSDAAKAAREEARLQSQRADVLAGAVDGCLIAWNEAGEPLMTGMLSPASGVPHTCRHVLEVRGWLAPAAADLLADRIARLRRHGEAFSLDLTTVTGAAMGAEGRVIAGRPALKLSEEKTASARHGADPSELEAQTLALRALVETLPHPIWVRDADGKIVWVNEAYARAVEAKSSADAARVGAELLDTDGRRQLADTRARGISARAKLAAVVAGERRVLDVVEVGAAHGADLGSGGIAVDVTELERIHGALTRTIDFHARTLDQLATAVAIFGADKRLTFYNAAFRALWGLDTAFLESQPEDGALLDQLRAERKLPEQANFRAWKTELQSAYRAVEAQEHWWHLPDGQTLRVIANPHPQGGVTYVYENVTERLDLESRYNSLIRVQGETLDHLAEGVAVFGSDGKLRLWNPAFATLWGFEGAPLGERPHVVDLITASTPLDPSGRAWGEIAGAATGLADSRSRVAGRIERSDTTVVDYATVPLPDGATLATFVNVTDTLKAERALMERNEALIEADRLKDAFIQHVSYELRSPLTTIIGFGQLLGDDRTGVLNDKQREYTDYILSSSSALLAIINDILDLATVDAGVMVLDLGPVDVARTIAAAAEGVQDRLREARLSLERKVPLDIGTFVGDEKRVRQVLFNLLSNAIAYSDVGGRIEIACTRDDDGVRIVVKDQGSGIPPDKLEQVFDRFVSDPAGQRRGAGLGLSIVKSFVELHGGHVRIDSKEGVGTTVICRFPNRPVDPSGDPRSESGGARPGIAATLKQAGL; from the coding sequence ATGCGGCGCGGGTTTGGCACGGCACGGGCGCGCCGCAACGGCACGTCGGCGCTGGCGCGGGGTGCCGTGCGGGCCTTGGGCCTCGCGGGCGCCGCTTTCGTCTCCGCCGCCCCGCCGGCCCACGCCGCGATCGCCGCACCGGCGCCGTCCGACGCCTTGTCGATCGGCACCGCCCTCGGCGCGCTCGCCTTCGCCGCCTATTGCGGCCTCTCTCTGGTCCGCCTGCGGAAGGTCCTCGCCGCAACGTCCGATGCCGCGAAGGCCGCCCGCGAGGAAGCGCGCCTGCAATCCCAGCGCGCCGACGTTCTCGCCGGTGCCGTGGACGGCTGCCTGATCGCCTGGAACGAGGCGGGCGAACCCCTGATGACCGGCATGCTGTCTCCGGCCTCCGGCGTGCCGCACACCTGCCGCCACGTGCTGGAGGTGCGCGGCTGGCTCGCGCCGGCCGCCGCCGATCTCCTCGCCGACCGCATCGCGCGGCTGCGCCGCCACGGCGAAGCCTTTTCCCTGGACCTCACCACCGTCACCGGTGCCGCGATGGGCGCCGAGGGGCGCGTCATCGCCGGCCGACCCGCACTGAAGCTCAGCGAGGAAAAGACCGCGAGCGCCCGCCACGGCGCGGACCCGTCGGAATTGGAAGCCCAGACGCTGGCACTGCGCGCCCTCGTCGAGACCCTGCCGCATCCGATCTGGGTGCGCGATGCCGACGGCAAGATCGTCTGGGTGAACGAGGCTTATGCCCGCGCGGTCGAGGCGAAGTCGTCGGCCGACGCCGCCCGTGTCGGCGCCGAACTGCTCGACACCGACGGCCGCCGCCAGCTCGCCGACACCCGCGCCCGCGGCATCTCAGCCCGCGCCAAGCTCGCCGCCGTCGTCGCCGGCGAGCGGCGGGTGCTCGACGTCGTCGAGGTCGGCGCGGCCCACGGCGCCGACCTCGGCTCGGGCGGCATCGCCGTCGACGTGACGGAGCTCGAGCGGATCCACGGCGCGCTCACCCGCACCATCGATTTCCACGCCCGCACCCTCGATCAGCTCGCCACCGCCGTCGCGATCTTCGGCGCCGACAAGCGCCTCACGTTCTACAACGCCGCCTTCCGCGCGCTGTGGGGACTCGACACCGCCTTTCTCGAGAGCCAGCCGGAAGACGGCGCGCTGCTCGACCAGTTGCGTGCCGAGCGCAAACTGCCGGAGCAGGCCAATTTCCGTGCCTGGAAGACCGAGCTCCAGAGTGCCTACCGTGCCGTCGAGGCGCAGGAACATTGGTGGCATCTGCCGGACGGGCAGACCTTGCGCGTCATCGCCAACCCCCATCCCCAGGGCGGCGTGACCTATGTCTACGAGAACGTGACCGAGCGGCTCGACCTCGAAAGCCGCTACAATTCGCTGATCCGCGTCCAGGGCGAGACGCTCGACCATCTCGCCGAAGGCGTCGCGGTGTTCGGCTCCGACGGCAAGCTCCGGCTCTGGAATCCGGCCTTCGCCACGCTCTGGGGATTCGAGGGCGCCCCCCTCGGCGAGCGGCCCCACGTCGTCGATCTCATCACCGCCTCGACGCCGCTCGATCCCTCGGGCCGGGCCTGGGGCGAGATCGCCGGCGCCGCGACCGGCCTCGCCGACAGCCGCAGCCGGGTCGCCGGCCGCATCGAGCGCAGCGATACGACCGTCGTCGATTATGCGACGGTGCCGCTGCCCGACGGAGCGACCCTCGCGACCTTCGTCAACGTCACCGACACCCTGAAGGCCGAGCGCGCGCTGATGGAGCGCAACGAGGCGCTGATCGAGGCGGACCGGCTCAAGGACGCCTTCATCCAGCACGTCTCCTACGAGCTGCGCTCGCCGCTCACGACCATCATCGGCTTCGGCCAGCTTCTCGGTGACGACCGCACCGGCGTCCTCAACGACAAGCAGCGCGAATATACCGACTACATCCTGTCGTCCTCGAGCGCACTCCTCGCCATCATCAACGACATTCTCGATCTCGCCACCGTCGATGCCGGCGTCATGGTGCTCGATCTCGGTCCCGTCGATGTCGCGCGGACCATCGCGGCGGCGGCGGAGGGCGTGCAGGACCGGCTGCGCGAGGCGCGGCTGTCGCTCGAACGCAAGGTGCCCCTCGATATCGGCACCTTCGTCGGCGACGAGAAGCGAGTGCGGCAGGTGCTGTTCAACCTGCTCTCCAACGCGATCGCCTATTCCGACGTCGGCGGGCGCATCGAGATCGCCTGCACCCGCGATGACGACGGCGTGCGCATCGTGGTCAAGGACCAGGGCAGCGGCATTCCCCCGGACAAGCTCGAGCAGGTGTTCGACCGTTTCGTCAGCGATCCGGCGGGGCAGCGGCGCGGGGCCGGGCTCGGGCTTTCGATCGTCAAGAGCTTCGTCGAACTTCACGGCGGCCATGTCCGCATCGATTCGAAGGAAGGCGTCGGCACCACCGTGATCTGCCGCTTCCCGAACCGCCCCGTCGATCCGAGCGGCGATCCGCGCTCCGAGTCGGGCGGCGCCCGCCCGGGCATCGCCGCGACGCTGAAGCAGGCCGGCTTATGA
- a CDS encoding ABC transporter permease → MNPVLSPADTIAEPAGLAPPAEPGAPPPPTSAPARGFTLSPINRRRWQVFRAHKRGYWSLWIFLVVFVLSLFAEFIANDRPLLISYKGEILTPVFVDYPESKFGGFLAVTDYRDPYVQKEIRDNGWIVWAPIRYSYSTVNNEIPVPAPAPPSWKLDRETRCSQMPGGVSDPNCTMWNWNWLGTDDQGRDVLARLIYGFRISVLFGLVLTILSSVVGVAAGAVQGYFGGWTDLLFQRFIEIWSSIPTLYLLLILSSVLVPGFWVLLGILLLFSWVSLVSVVRAEFLRARNFEYVTAARALGVGNVTIMLRHLLPNAMVATLTFMPFLLNGSITTLTSLDFLGFGLPPGSPSLGELLSQGKDNLQAPWLGITGFVVIAAMLSLLIFVGEAVRDAFDPRKTLR, encoded by the coding sequence ATGAATCCCGTCCTCTCCCCCGCCGACACCATCGCCGAACCGGCCGGGCTCGCGCCGCCCGCCGAACCCGGCGCGCCGCCGCCACCCACCAGCGCGCCCGCGCGCGGCTTCACTCTCTCGCCGATCAATCGCCGCCGCTGGCAGGTCTTCCGCGCCCACAAGCGGGGCTATTGGTCGCTCTGGATCTTCCTCGTCGTCTTCGTGTTGAGCCTGTTCGCCGAGTTCATCGCCAACGACCGACCGCTCTTGATCTCCTACAAAGGCGAAATCCTCACCCCCGTCTTCGTCGATTATCCGGAATCGAAGTTCGGCGGCTTCCTCGCCGTCACCGATTATCGCGACCCCTACGTCCAGAAGGAGATCCGCGACAACGGCTGGATCGTCTGGGCGCCGATCCGCTATTCCTATTCGACGGTGAACAACGAGATCCCGGTGCCCGCCCCGGCGCCGCCTTCGTGGAAGCTCGACCGCGAGACCCGGTGCAGCCAGATGCCGGGCGGGGTCTCCGATCCCAATTGCACGATGTGGAACTGGAACTGGCTCGGCACCGACGACCAGGGCCGCGACGTGCTCGCCCGGCTGATCTACGGCTTCCGCATCTCGGTGCTGTTCGGCCTCGTGCTGACCATCCTGTCCTCGGTCGTCGGCGTCGCGGCCGGCGCCGTGCAGGGCTATTTCGGCGGCTGGACGGACCTCCTGTTCCAGCGCTTCATCGAGATCTGGAGCTCGATCCCGACGCTCTATCTCCTGCTCATCCTCTCCTCGGTGCTGGTGCCCGGCTTCTGGGTGCTGCTCGGCATCCTGCTGTTGTTCTCGTGGGTGAGCCTCGTCAGCGTGGTGCGCGCCGAATTCCTGCGGGCGCGCAATTTCGAGTATGTCACCGCCGCCCGCGCCCTCGGCGTCGGCAACGTCACCATCATGCTGCGCCATCTTCTGCCGAACGCGATGGTGGCGACGCTGACCTTCATGCCGTTCCTGCTCAACGGCTCGATCACCACGCTCACCTCGCTCGACTTCCTCGGCTTCGGCCTGCCGCCCGGCTCCCCCTCGCTCGGCGAGCTTCTGTCGCAGGGCAAGGACAACCTCCAGGCCCCCTGGCTCGGCATCACCGGCTTCGTGGTGATCGCCGCGATGCTGTCGCTCCTCATCTTCGTCGGCGAAGCCGTCCGCGACGCCTTCGACCCGCGAAAGACGCTCAGATGA
- a CDS encoding PRC-barrel domain-containing protein, producing MDHHEETTNLIAGGKVSGTEVYNGAGEHLGQIHDLMVDKRSGKVAYAVMSFGGFLGIGEKYHPLPWSTLAYDERQRGYIVNLTNDQLKGGPAYADDLEPEWDRDYESRVHGYYGVRPYWDQ from the coding sequence ATGGACCACCACGAGGAAACCACCAACCTGATCGCCGGCGGCAAGGTCTCCGGCACCGAGGTCTATAACGGCGCCGGCGAGCACCTCGGCCAGATTCACGACCTGATGGTCGACAAGCGCAGCGGCAAGGTTGCCTATGCGGTGATGTCGTTCGGCGGATTTCTCGGCATCGGCGAGAAATATCATCCGCTGCCGTGGTCCACGCTCGCCTATGACGAGCGCCAGCGCGGCTACATCGTGAACCTGACCAACGACCAGCTCAAGGGCGGTCCGGCCTATGCCGATGACCTCGAGCCCGAGTGGGACCGCGACTACGAGAGCCGCGTTCACGGCTATTACGGCGTGCGCCCCTATTGGGACCAGTGA